One window from the genome of Gimesia aquarii encodes:
- the coxB gene encoding cytochrome c oxidase subunit II, which yields MGKGWCLFFLFWPIAAVVSCAMAPFVGWSFPYNNAQAASNLGIRIDDLFYIILIVTAIVFVGTQAVLVYALWRGANNREERATNIHGNHKLELIWSIIPGAILLFLAIYQMNIWADFRIKKYYPEAAVKDPLAEVTARQFEWRFRYPAIGKKLQQKPQPDDLYSVNELHVPFGKPVMIQLRSDDVQHSFFLPALRIKQDALPGLQIPVWFEANKPGTYDLVCAELCGWGHYKMKAHVIVQPEDEYQAYLKNLTQKQFYDGLGKIAAKDTGTESEAVEK from the coding sequence GTGGGTAAAGGGTGGTGTTTATTTTTTCTATTCTGGCCGATAGCAGCAGTCGTGTCCTGCGCGATGGCGCCATTCGTAGGCTGGTCGTTTCCCTACAATAATGCGCAAGCCGCCAGTAACCTTGGAATTCGCATTGATGACTTGTTTTATATCATACTGATCGTCACCGCTATCGTATTTGTCGGCACACAGGCTGTTCTGGTTTACGCTCTGTGGCGAGGTGCCAATAATCGTGAAGAACGCGCTACCAATATCCATGGAAACCACAAACTGGAATTGATCTGGTCAATCATCCCTGGTGCCATTTTGCTCTTTCTGGCAATCTACCAGATGAATATCTGGGCAGATTTCAGAATCAAGAAATACTATCCCGAAGCGGCAGTAAAAGACCCGCTCGCAGAAGTCACGGCCCGCCAGTTTGAGTGGCGTTTTCGTTATCCTGCGATTGGTAAAAAACTTCAACAAAAACCACAGCCAGATGACCTTTATTCTGTAAACGAACTGCATGTCCCGTTTGGAAAGCCGGTCATGATTCAGTTGCGTAGCGACGATGTACAACATTCATTCTTTCTACCGGCTTTAAGAATTAAACAGGATGCCCTCCCTGGCTTACAGATACCGGTCTGGTTTGAAGCAAATAAACCCGGAACTTATGACCTGGTCTGTGCCGAACTTTGTGGCTGGGGTCACTATAAAATGAAAGCCCATGTGATTGTGCAACCGGAAGACGAATATCAGGCCTATCTGAAAAACCTGACTCAAAAACAGTTTTACGATGGCTTAGGAAAAATCGCCGCCAAGGATACCGGCACAGAGAGTGAGGCCGTAGAGAAATGA